A single region of the Coregonus clupeaformis isolate EN_2021a chromosome 16, ASM2061545v1, whole genome shotgun sequence genome encodes:
- the LOC121584146 gene encoding 4-hydroxyphenylpyruvate dioxygenase gives MTTYMDRGEKHDHGKFVCFDHITFWVGNAKQAASYYCNKLGFEPLAYQGLETGCRDVVSHVVKQDKIIYVFASALNPGNKEMGEHLVKHGDGAKDIAFTVENCDYLVQKARERGAIIVKEPYVLEDKYGRVKLAVLQTYGDTTHTFVERMAYNGLFLPGFHPPLHRDPLLAKLPSGLLNFIDHVVGNQPDDEMVPVVEWYQNNLLFHRFWSVDDKQLQTDFSALRSIVVANYEETVKMPINEPAMGKRKSQIQEYVEYYGGPGVQHIAMNTSDIITAIRNLKERGMEFMCVPDSYYQLLRKNLQQSQVRISEDLDILEELKILVDFDDNGYLLQIFTKPVQDRPTVFLEVIQRHNHQGFGAGNFKALFEAIEADQNARGNLTILTPNGVSNQI, from the exons ATG ACTACCTACATGGACAGAGGTGAAAAG CACGACCATGGCAAGTTCGTCTGTTTCGACCACATCACATTCTGGGTTGGAAATGCCAAACAG GCAGCATCTTACTATTGTAACAAGCTTGGATTTGAACCGTTGGCCTACCAGGGTTTAGAGACAGGCTGCCGTGATGTGGTGTCCCATGTGGTCAAACAAGACAAG ATTATTTATGTATTCGCGTCCGCCCTCAATCCTGGAAACAAAG AAATGGGGGAGCATTTGGTCAAACATGGGGATGGAGCCAAGGACATTGCATTCACTGTGGAGAACTGTGATTACCTTGTGCAG AAAGCCAGAGAGCGTGGTGCCATCATAGTGAAAGAGCCGTATGTACTGGAGGACAAATATGGCAGAGTAAAGCTGGCTGTTCTCCAGACG TATggggacaccacacacacatttgtGGAGAGGATGGCGTACAACGGGCTGTTCCTCCCAGGGttccatcctcctctccaccgGGACCCCTTGTTGGCCAAGCT ACCCAGTGGATTACTGAACTTCATTGACCATGTTGTGGGGAACCAGCCAGATGATGAGATGGTGCCTGTAGTGGAATG GTACCAGAATAACCTGCTCTTCCACCGGTTCTGGTCAGTAGACGACAAGCAGCTGCAGACAGACTTCAGTGCACTGCGCTCCATCGTTGTGGCCAATTATGAAGAGACAGTGAAGATGCCCATTAATGAGCCAGCCATGGGTAAACGCAAGTCCCAGATCCAG GAGTATGTGGAGTACTACGGTGGCCCAGGTGTCCAGCACATCGCCATGAACACATCAGACATCATCACCGCA ATCCGTAACCTGAAGGAGCGTGGCATGGAGTTTATGTGTGTGCCAGACTCCTACTACCAGCTGCTGAGAAAGAATCTCCAACAATCCCAAGTCAGGATCAGTGAGGACCTGGACATTCTGGAG GAGCTGAAGATCTTAGTGGATTTTGATGACAATGGCTACCTACTCCAGATCTTCACCAAGCCTGTTCAGGACCGTCCCACGGTGTTCCTGGAGGTCATTCAAAGACACAACCATCAG GGCTTTGGTGCAGGCAACTTCAAGGCTCTTTTCGAGGCCATCGAGGCAGACCAGAACGCTAGAGGGAACTTGACTATCCTGACCCCTAATGGAGTGTCTAACCAAATTTGA